In Novosphingobium sp. IK01, a genomic segment contains:
- a CDS encoding recombinase family protein, with product MLVGYMRVSSDSDRQSTNLQRDALLAVGVDARHLFEDHASGAKDDRAGLARALEFVRPGDVLVVWKLDRLGRSLSHLLAIVTSLKKKQVAFRSLTENLDTTTPSGEFLFQVFGALAQYERALIQERVVAGLAAARKRGRIGGRPQAITGEKLEAIVAALDGGMSKAAVCRNFGVKRTTLIETLARVGWTGSRGASSR from the coding sequence ATGTTGGTAGGTTACATGCGCGTGTCGTCGGACTCCGACCGCCAGAGCACGAACTTGCAGCGCGATGCGCTGCTCGCCGTCGGCGTCGATGCGCGGCATCTGTTCGAGGATCATGCTTCCGGCGCGAAGGACGACCGCGCGGGCCTGGCGCGGGCGCTCGAATTCGTTCGCCCTGGCGACGTGTTGGTCGTGTGGAAGCTCGACCGGCTCGGCCGTTCGTTGTCGCACTTGCTCGCCATCGTGACCTCGCTCAAGAAAAAGCAGGTGGCGTTCCGCTCGCTGACGGAGAACCTGGATACCACGACGCCCTCGGGCGAGTTTCTGTTCCAGGTGTTCGGCGCGCTCGCGCAGTACGAACGCGCCTTGATCCAGGAACGTGTCGTCGCCGGTCTGGCTGCCGCCCGCAAACGCGGCCGGATCGGCGGCCGGCCGCAGGCGATCACCGGCGAGAAGCTGGAGGCCATCGTCGCTGCGCTCGATGGCGGCATGTCCAAGGCGGCGGTGTGCCGCAACTTCGGCGTCAAGCGAACCACGCTGATCGAGACCCTGGCACGGGTTGGTTGGACGGGCTCTCGTGGAGCGTCATCGCGATGA
- a CDS encoding type II toxin-antitoxin system RelE/ParE family toxin, protein MRVVWTPEAQQDRADVWDYIAADNPRAAARMDEIFSDAAARLIQHPMLGKPGKIPGTRELIPHESYRLVYQIDGETVWILTLVHTARLLPPVRD, encoded by the coding sequence GTGAGGGTTGTTTGGACGCCCGAAGCGCAGCAAGACCGTGCCGATGTGTGGGACTACATCGCAGCCGACAATCCGCGCGCGGCGGCCCGGATGGATGAGATTTTCAGCGACGCGGCCGCCCGCTTGATCCAGCACCCCATGCTGGGCAAGCCGGGAAAGATTCCCGGGACCCGCGAGTTGATCCCGCACGAAAGCTATCGCCTGGTGTATCAGATCGACGGCGAAACGGTGTGGATACTGACGCTGGTTCATACTGCCCGCCTGTTGCCGCCTGTGCGCGATTAA